A genomic region of Paramormyrops kingsleyae isolate MSU_618 chromosome 19, PKINGS_0.4, whole genome shotgun sequence contains the following coding sequences:
- the cited2 gene encoding cbp/p300-interacting transactivator 2: MADRMMAMNHGRFPEAVNGLHHHQQARRMGMGQFSNPHHHQQQQQQQQQQHGYSGLMGDHLHYGGGNVNSNHGIRHPIGSGNVNGGHASATMPQAARYGSHYVGSGQGQLPASMQLQKLNTPYYSHLTQPSHHHYMPDLHPASHQINGHGQQFRDNNPKLSSLPTPAHHVPAAILPPNVIDTDFLDEEVLMSLVIEMGLDRIKELPELWLGQNEFDFMTDFVCKQQPSRVSC; this comes from the coding sequence ATGGCAGACCGCATGATGGCTATGAACCATGGACGATTCCCCGAAGCTGTTAATGGTCTTCATCACCACCAACAAGCGCGTCGGATGGGAATGGGCCAGTTTTCAAACCCGCATCaccatcagcagcagcagcaacagcagcagcagcagcatggcTACAGTGGGTTAATGGGCGATCATTTGCACTACGGAGGGGGGAATGTAAACTCAAACCACGGGATCCGGCATCCTATAGGCTCTGGGAATGTAAACGGAGGACATGCGAGCGCCACGATGCCCCAAGCCGCCCGCTACGGCTCCCACTACGTGGGTAGCGGTCAAGGACAACTGCCGGCCAGCATGCAGCTGCAGAAGCTGAACACGCCGTATTACAGCCACCTCACGCAACCCTCTCATCACCATTACATGCCCGATCTGCATCCTGCAAGCCATCAGATTAACGGGCACGGACAGCAATTCAGAGACAACAACCCGAAACTCAGCAGCCTGCCCACGCCGGCGCATCATGTGCCCGCAGCAATACTGCCCCCCAACGTCATCGACACGGATTTTCTGGACGAGGAGGTCTTGATGTCTTTGGTCATAGAAATGGGACTGGACCGCATCAAGGAGCTACCGGAACTATGGTTGGGACAAAACGAGTTTGATTTCATGACAGACTTCGTGTGCAAACAACAGCCGAGCCGAGTCAGCTGCTGA